TGCATTATTTATAACATGAGTAAATAATCCTACTTTTAATCCTGTTACCTGTGCAATTAAATGAACTAATACTGCATATTGGCTTGTATTAAAAGGAATTCCTAACGCTGTATCACCACTTCGTTGTATTAACATACAATTAAGTCGTCCATCAGTTACATCCCAAAGAGTTAAGAAGCAACAAGGTTGAAGTGCCATTTGGGGCAGGTCCTCTATATTCCATAAATTCATCATCATTCTTCTATCTTGAGGATTATTTTTCAAGGCATCAATAAGTGTATCAATTTGATGATACTTAGCTATTTGATACCCATATGACTTACCAATGGTTCCATCGTCGTATGCCCATTCATCCCATATATGCACATTTTGTTCCTGAAGTTTTTTAACATCGTTGGATTGGTCTTTGAAAATCCAAAGCAATTCTTTTACTGCTGTCTTAAAAGCAACAAATTTAGTTGTTAATATTGGGAATTCTTCTTCTAAATCAAATTGCATAATTTGGTGAGGGAGTTTTAAAGTTGCAATGCCAGTACGGTTTTGGTCGTAGTATCCTTTTTTTATAATTTTCTCAATAATTTTAAGATATTGCCTATCCATTTCATTTAACATAATTTATCTTTAATGAGAGAGTGTACAACAATTACTCAAACCCACTAAATATTCACTTCCTTTCTATATACTGTGTATAAGGCGCTAGTAGTTAGGTGTCCATATTATAGCATTCTATAAATGTGTTTTAAATATTATATCATGAAATTCAACAACATTTTTACCATATCCAAAATGAATGTATTATAAATAGTGTGAGATTTCTCATAGCATTATACTCTTAGATGGATTATAATGTAATAAAATAAATTAGGGGGTTGGTGATGGAACAGAAAAAATATTGGAATTCGGTTGCTGAAAAGAAAGAATTTACAACACCATTTCATTTTGAAGGATTTGCTAAATATGTTGGTAAAGAAGATATAATTTTAGATGTTGGATGTGGTTATGGGAGAACTTTGAATCAATTATATGGGGAAGGTTATTATAATTTAATTGGTATTGATTTTTCTGAAGATATGATAGAACGTGGGAAGAACCAATATTCATATCTTGATTTAAGAGTTAAACAAGGCAAAACAATAGATATGGAAGATAGTTGTTGTGACGCAGTAATATTATTTGCCGTACTGACATGTATAATCAATGATGCAGAACAGATAGCGTTACTGAAAGAGATAGAACGAGTTTTAAAACCAAATGGAGTTATTTACATTAATGACTTTTTATTAAATACTGATG
This window of the Clostridium estertheticum genome carries:
- a CDS encoding thymidylate synthase, which translates into the protein MLNEMDRQYLKIIEKIIKKGYYDQNRTGIATLKLPHQIMQFDLEEEFPILTTKFVAFKTAVKELLWIFKDQSNDVKKLQEQNVHIWDEWAYDDGTIGKSYGYQIAKYHQIDTLIDALKNNPQDRRMMMNLWNIEDLPQMALQPCCFLTLWDVTDGRLNCMLIQRSGDTALGIPFNTSQYAVLVHLIAQVTGLKVGLFTHVINNAHIYENHIEGLKLQLSRKSEALAAPKLWINPDIKNFYDFTPEDVKLIDYKHLGKINMGSVAV
- a CDS encoding class I SAM-dependent methyltransferase gives rise to the protein MEQKKYWNSVAEKKEFTTPFHFEGFAKYVGKEDIILDVGCGYGRTLNQLYGEGYYNLIGIDFSEDMIERGKNQYSYLDLRVKQGKTIDMEDSCCDAVILFAVLTCIINDAEQIALLKEIERVLKPNGVIYINDFLLNTDERNLNRYQLFKDKYQYGSFELSEGAVVRHHDIKWVEQCVAPFEKLVLNQVVYETMNGNKSNGYYFIGRKHKTLTK